The stretch of DNA GACCGTGCCGGGGCCAATAAAGGCTGCTGTCAGGACAGCGCCGAGCAGGATAGAGGTCCAGCGTTTCATGCAATGAGCCGGCAGGCTTAGACGCAATGCGACCGGAAACTATGAGAACGAAAGGCAAAAATGCCACCCCTGCCCGAAAGCGCCAGGAGACTACGCCGCTCGATCCCCCGATCAGGCATTGCCCGAGGGGTTTGTTCTGGAAGGCGCTCCATTTTAAAAATTTGCTTTGTAGTTTAGGCGCAACAATTACACACCTGCATGCCGAAGGGCCATGAAGCAACCCTGGATTATGCTCCTGCTAATTGGAGGAGTCCTGAGCGTCCGGGCGCAGCCGGTAATGCACCAGCCGGATCCGTATATCCAGCAACTACTGACGCGCGTTTCAGCTGATTCCATTGAAGCCAGCATCCGGCGGCTGGCTGCTTTTGGCACGCGCCATACCCTTTCCCCTACCGATAACGATACATTTGGCATCGGGGCAGCTCGGCGATGGATCAAGCAAACCTTCGAACGCTATGCAGCAGCCGGAGGCGGGCGCATGGAAGTCTTCTTGGATCGCTTCTGGTATGGACCCGATGGCCGTCGCGTGGATCGGCGCGTGGAAATTGTCAACGTCATCGCACGGCTACCCGGTACCGATCCACAAGACGATCGCATTTTTATCGTCAGTGGCCACTACGACAGTCGCGTGCGGGACGTAATGGATTCGCTTTCGTATGCCCCTGGCGCGTCGGACGACGCCAGTGGAACAGCCGCGGTCATGGAAATGGCCCGTGTCCTGGCCGATGCGCGTTTTCCTGCTACAATCCTGTTTGTAGCAATGGCAGCCGAAGAACAGGGGCTCATCGGAGCCCGTCATCTGGCTGCCCTGGCCGATTCGCTGGGCTGGAATGTGGCCGGGATGTTTACGCTGGACATTATTGGCAATACCGAGGGCGATAACGGCGTGCGCGACAACCGAACGGTGCGTGTCTTTTCGGAAGGGGTTCCATCTGCTGAAACACCCCGGCAGGCTCGGTTGCGGCAGGCGATCGGTGGCGAGAACGACAGCCCCTCCCGACAGCTTGCCCGCTACCTGCACGAAATTGGCACCCGATACGTGCCCGAACTACGGGTGAAACTGATTTTCCGGCGCGACCGCTTTCTGCGCGGAGGCGACCATATTCCGTTCAACGAACGCGGTTTTGCGGCCGTGCGCCTCACCGAACCGCACGAAGCCTATACGCGCCAGCACCAGGACGTGCGCGTGGCAGATGGAATCGCCTACGGCGATGTGCCGGACCGGATCGACTTTGACTACGTAGCCCGGGTAACCCGGTTGATGACGGCTGCGCTGGCCAACCTGGCCATGGCACCTCCCCCGCCTGCCGTTGCCTACATCGATGCACGCAGGCTTTCCGTGGATACCCGGCTGCTATGGTCGCCCCCGCGAGCCGGCCGTGACCGGCTGGCGGGCTACTATGTGCTGGTGCGGGAGACCACGGCGCCCCTGTGGGAGCAGAAGTGGTTTGTACCCGCCACCGACACCAGCTACACATTTGTGGGCTGGTCCAAAGACGATTACTTCTTTGGCATCCAGTCGGTTGATGCGCAGGGGCATGAAAGCCGCGTGCTGTTTCCGGTGCCGTTGTTCCGTTAACTCCCAAACCACAACAACGCCATGCCACTGGATCGACGCCTGTTTCTCCAGTACTGCTCCGCCCTGGGACTGACAGGCACGCTATTCCCAGGTGTGCTTTACGCCAAGATTGAAGAGGGTGAGCCGATTACGCCCGAAACAATTGCCTGCGCCGAACGCATTGCCGGCCTTTCCTTCACTGAAGAGCAGCGCCAGATGATGGTGGAAGACCTGACCGAGCGCCTGAAAGATTACGAGGCGCTGCGGCAGGTCCCGCTGCCGAACGACGTCATTCCGGCCTTTGTGTTTGACCCAACGATCGGGGGAGAACCGGTGCCCGAGGGGACGGCCGGAATGCGCTGGGAGCCTCGTCCGGTGGAACGGCCGCGCAGCGACGAAGATCTGGCGTTCATGACAGTGGCGGAGCTGTCGTACCTGCTCAAAACGCGACAGGTGCGCTCGGTAGAACTGACCGAATTGTACCTGTCCCGCCTGAAACGTTATGATCCGGTATTGAAAGCCGTGGTAACCTACACGGAGGAACTGGCTTTTGAGCAGGCCCGAAAAGCTGATGAGGAACTGGATGCGGGCCACTGGCGCGGCCCCCTGCACGGCGTACCCTATGGGGCCAAAGACCTGCTGGCTGTGCCTGGCTACCGCACGACCTGGGGCGCTAAGCCCTACGAAAATCAGGTGCTGGACGTAAAGGCTGCTGTAATTGAGAGACTGGAAGCTGCCGGGGCTGTTCTGGTGGCCAAGCTGACGCTGGGCGCGCTGGCCTGGGGCGATGTGTGGTTCGGTGGGCAGACCAAAAACCCCTGGAACATTGATCAGGGATCCAGTGGCTCTTCGGCCGGGTCGGGAGCGGCCGTTGCCGCTGGTCTGGTGCCGTTTGCTATTGGTTCAGAAACGCTCGGGTCCATTGTTTCACCGTCAACGCGCAATGGCGTAACCGGCCACCGCCCAACGTTTGGTGCCGTAAGCCGGTATGGCGCCATGGCGCTGAGCTGGACCATGGACAAACTGGGGCCTATGGCCCGTTCGGCCGAGGATTGTGCGCTGGTGTTCGAAGCCATCCGAGGACGCGATGCGCGTGATCCAAGCACCCGCGATATGCCGTTCCCCTTTGATCCCGCCTTTGACGTGCGGCAGCTCCGCGTAGGCTATCTGGCCGACGCCTTCGAAGAGGACTATGAAAACCGCGAGGCCGATTTGCAGACGCTTCAGGTGCTCCGCGACCTGGGCATTACGCTGAAGCCCATTCGTCTGCCCGATGACCTGCCCGTTTCGGCCATGCTGCTTACGCTGGAGGTCGAGGCAGCCGCTGCTTTTGACGAGCTGACCCGCACGGGAGGAGTAGACCAGATGGTCCGGCAGGGGCGCAACACCTGGCCGCATGTGTTCCGCGTAGCCCGTTTTGTGCCGGCGGTTGAGTTTTTGCAGGCTAATCGTATCCGCACCCTGCTCATGCAACGGATGGCGGAGGTCTTTCGCGAAGTCGATGTCTTTGTCGCGCCGGCTTTTCAGGGAGGCACGTTACGCATTACAAACCTGACAGGACATCCCTGCGTGTGCGTGCCGAATGCGTTCCATCCTCTGAAGGATAAACCGCTGTCCCCACGCCGGCAGCCTGGCAGCATCACGTTTATCGGAGGACTCTACCGGGATGCCGAAGTGCTCATGCTGGCGCATGCCTACCAGCAGGCAACCGACTTTCACCGACGTCGCCCCCCGATTCGATAATCGGCCTGCCGGTTAAACATCGGGGTAAGCCGAAAGAGAAGCGGTAGTCGCCTCCCCATAATGCCGGGAGGATCAGCAGCCCTTGCTGGGGAGCGTAAATGCGCTAGGCCAGTTGCAATGGTTGCAACAACAGCAGAATACCGCCCCGGTCCCGAATGAGATTGCGGGCGCGCACCTGAAACCAGCGCCAGTGGCCGCGTCCGGTGCGAAGCCGAAGCAGCCAGGACGCTTGCTGCTTTCGCGCCCGGGCCATTGCCGCCAGATCATGCCAGATTTGCTGCAGATTGCGGCTGTGGACGTGCGTAAAAAAGCAAGGGTCAAGCGGTTGCTTTCCGGGATATTCAAGCAATGTACGGGCTGCCGGGGTTATGTGCTGAATGTCGCCGTTGGCGTTGATCAACAGCATCGGAAGATGAGGATCAAGCGCCTCCTCTCGCTGAAAGCGCTTCCGAGCTAAAGAGGCCGAAGAGGGCTTAAGAGATTTTGCTGGCATACGCGCGTTCCTCCTGCCAAACCATGAGTAGCTTTACGTAGTTAGAACGTACAACAAAGTTGTCGCTTTGGCAAGCGCTTCCGGTAAGGAAAAGTGTGAAAAACATTCCGTTAAACAAATATCCCCATGCGCGTTGTCTCTCTGTTACCGGCCGCTACCGAATGGGTATGGGCATTCGGCGCTCAAGAGGTACTGATTGGTCGTTCTCATGCCTGTGACTTCCCGCCGGAAGTGCTGGATCGTCCGGTGCTGACCCGGCCGCGCGTTGCTGCTCAGGGCACGTCAGCCGAAATTGACCGGCAGGTTCGGGCGGTATGGGAACAGGGGCTGAGCCTGTACGAGATCGACTGGGAGCAACTGCAGGCGCTGCAACCTGATCTGATCCTTACGCAGGCCCAGTGTCCCGTGTGTGCCGTGTCGGTGTCCGAGCTAGAAGCCGGCATAGCCCACTGGCCGGTCCCGCCGCGCGTGCTTGCCATAGCACCGCAGACGCTCAAACAGGTATTGGATGCCGCGCTGAAAATTGGCCGAGCTATCGGCCGTGTTCGTGCAGCTATGGCGTATCTGGCAGCGGCAGAGCAGCGACTGCGCCGCTTGCGGGATGCGCTGGGGCTGCACCGGCGTAGCAACCCCGCTTTATTTCCGCGGGTTGTCTGCCTGGAATGGCTTGAGCCACTCATTGTGGCCGGGCACTGGATGCCCGATGTTGTGGAAATGGCCGGGGGACAGGCCGTGCTGGTCGAGTCCGGGCAACCCTCGCGAACAATCTCCTGGGACGAGCTTCAGGCAGCCGATCCGGACGTGCTGCTAATCATGCCCTGTGGATTTACCGTGGCGCAGACGTCTCGAGAGCTGCCTGGTCTGATGCAACATCCCGTCTGGCAAACGCTACGGGCTGTGCAGGAGGGACGGGTATATGTACTGGATGGACATGCCTACTTCAATCGGCCCGGCCCTCGTCTGTATCGTTCCATTGAGCTCGTGGCGGTATGCCTGCATCCGGAGCGCCTGCCTGCACACGCCTGCAACGTGCAGCCCTGGGAATTGCAGACGTTGGAAGCTGCGCTGGCCTAATTGCGTGCGCGCAACGCCTGCTGTAGCAGGTGTTCCCGCTCCATTTTGGCCTGCGCGCCCTCCAGCAGCTCGCGCAGAGCCCGCAGTTCGGCGTGCGTGCAGGCATAGCGCACGTCGACGGTCTCCAGCCGTCCCGTCAGCGACAGGGCGCACAGGCTGCCCGCTTCCCAGGCCTCAAGGGGCACCGAACGCACCCGCTCACAGAGTGCCTGAAAACGTTCAGGCGAAAGCTGAAGCACGAGCCGCCCGAAGGCGACCTCAAAGCGTCCGCAGCAGGCGCAGCGTAGCACGTAGCCATGCGGCGTTTGAAA from Rhodothermus profundi encodes:
- a CDS encoding M20/M25/M40 family metallo-hydrolase yields the protein MKQPWIMLLLIGGVLSVRAQPVMHQPDPYIQQLLTRVSADSIEASIRRLAAFGTRHTLSPTDNDTFGIGAARRWIKQTFERYAAAGGGRMEVFLDRFWYGPDGRRVDRRVEIVNVIARLPGTDPQDDRIFIVSGHYDSRVRDVMDSLSYAPGASDDASGTAAVMEMARVLADARFPATILFVAMAAEEQGLIGARHLAALADSLGWNVAGMFTLDIIGNTEGDNGVRDNRTVRVFSEGVPSAETPRQARLRQAIGGENDSPSRQLARYLHEIGTRYVPELRVKLIFRRDRFLRGGDHIPFNERGFAAVRLTEPHEAYTRQHQDVRVADGIAYGDVPDRIDFDYVARVTRLMTAALANLAMAPPPPAVAYIDARRLSVDTRLLWSPPRAGRDRLAGYYVLVRETTAPLWEQKWFVPATDTSYTFVGWSKDDYFFGIQSVDAQGHESRVLFPVPLFR
- a CDS encoding amidase, with the protein product MPLDRRLFLQYCSALGLTGTLFPGVLYAKIEEGEPITPETIACAERIAGLSFTEEQRQMMVEDLTERLKDYEALRQVPLPNDVIPAFVFDPTIGGEPVPEGTAGMRWEPRPVERPRSDEDLAFMTVAELSYLLKTRQVRSVELTELYLSRLKRYDPVLKAVVTYTEELAFEQARKADEELDAGHWRGPLHGVPYGAKDLLAVPGYRTTWGAKPYENQVLDVKAAVIERLEAAGAVLVAKLTLGALAWGDVWFGGQTKNPWNIDQGSSGSSAGSGAAVAAGLVPFAIGSETLGSIVSPSTRNGVTGHRPTFGAVSRYGAMALSWTMDKLGPMARSAEDCALVFEAIRGRDARDPSTRDMPFPFDPAFDVRQLRVGYLADAFEEDYENREADLQTLQVLRDLGITLKPIRLPDDLPVSAMLLTLEVEAAAAFDELTRTGGVDQMVRQGRNTWPHVFRVARFVPAVEFLQANRIRTLLMQRMAEVFREVDVFVAPAFQGGTLRITNLTGHPCVCVPNAFHPLKDKPLSPRRQPGSITFIGGLYRDAEVLMLAHAYQQATDFHRRRPPIR
- a CDS encoding PAS domain-containing protein → MPAKSLKPSSASLARKRFQREEALDPHLPMLLINANGDIQHITPAARTLLEYPGKQPLDPCFFTHVHSRNLQQIWHDLAAMARARKQQASWLLRLRTGRGHWRWFQVRARNLIRDRGGILLLLQPLQLA
- a CDS encoding ABC transporter substrate-binding protein; this encodes MRVVSLLPAATEWVWAFGAQEVLIGRSHACDFPPEVLDRPVLTRPRVAAQGTSAEIDRQVRAVWEQGLSLYEIDWEQLQALQPDLILTQAQCPVCAVSVSELEAGIAHWPVPPRVLAIAPQTLKQVLDAALKIGRAIGRVRAAMAYLAAAEQRLRRLRDALGLHRRSNPALFPRVVCLEWLEPLIVAGHWMPDVVEMAGGQAVLVESGQPSRTISWDELQAADPDVLLIMPCGFTVAQTSRELPGLMQHPVWQTLRAVQEGRVYVLDGHAYFNRPGPRLYRSIELVAVCLHPERLPAHACNVQPWELQTLEAALA